tcaatgaatgataaacatagcaactgttgtattcattccaaaagcgttaactttttatattacttcgagtgcaaaacatactcgatagcgccaccactagggcaacagcgccaccacttttataaatatgtgcatttttcctttttaaaaagtgcttatcagttttgttgtgttctggcataagtactatacataacagttatgtttgcatgcgtgagaatgttcttacggggtgtgtaagcaccgaaatgtacaattgctatgcaatcagatcacaaaatatgcacaagtccgattcggtaggaaagctcctgacaccacagtttgcacaatattgaaacgaaatagtaaccagcctacagtagaagtgttcttacacggtaccacatcctccgattttcgaaatatgtcagtaaaatgaaattatcaaataaaatataaatcatactcacgtttgttcatgtaaacatagggcacagctccaccacggaagtgtcgacagctctttttctttgcaccaccgtaaagtggtggagctggcgtttacaggccgtgAAGACATGAAAGTcgaaaaatgacaatttaatttgtaagtgaaaattatcatgaaaaacatatttaaataacatggAGAACTTGGGAACCTATTATTGTAGAACGCCCGATTTGGCTTTCTACGTTTTAAGCAGAAGCGAACATACTCAGTTTATGAGGATAGTCATTTAATTATAGGAGTATAATGGTTCTTTGATTTGGtgtcaattaaacagttaaattatttgtcaaaatatgcGAATTAAATGTAGTACAAATATGCGAATTAAATGTAGTACGTATAATACATCTAAAGACactagtgtgtgtttttttacacgAAAGTTACTCACCTTTGATGGCAGAATATgagtcattaaaatttattaatttgctAGTGCCTTCTACATATATGTGTGTCATCATTAGCAGTTAACATATTCATGGTCCAGTTTAGCAACTATGGCTTTTAATCTGAAGCTCCTGGTCAAAATTGAGTCGAGACCGTAGACGTCACGAATTATCGATGTACAATATTCTGTTATCAAGACTAGGTTCACGGTGCATATATCCATATCGGTACCCTCTGCGAAATCTACTGAAACGGTACCCTATTTGCACATGCACCGGTCCgtctctgctgaaaacaaatcggcAATTGACAACAAGCCAGTAAAAATTCATTCAACTGATGAAAGGAGGGATGTCGTGTGCAAAAGAAGTATACCACGGAACACTAGAATGTTATAGCTATGTCTGTTTTAGTAATgtgcccatttttcaattactgcaaCTCCACAATAAGCTACACAATATCGATATGTCTTGCCTCGCCCACCGCCTCTGCATGCTCTGCGGGCTTAAATGAAACACTGGTTTGTTTATTTACACCccatacatattacatgtattcatttatatatcatattcatacaaatggcAATTAACAGTCTGAAATATGTggtaaattcataaaaacaccCTACTTTCGGTTTTGCAGCGGCAAATCAGCATGAATCAAAAGCAAGTACATAAATATCATAACCCATATATACTAGAACACTATCACTATCACGATCAACTCATCAGTATAATTCTTCACATTCTTATTTAAAGAATGTGTTGATCTTTCCCTGTTTGGTGGATGCCCATAGGTCGAAGGCCTTGCAGAAGTTGAAGTCCTTCATGTGGTCAAGATCTGGTGTGTCAACTGTTATTGTCATTAGAGTATTTACACTGTCTGGGGTGAGTCTATTTCGGGGTTTGGTTTTAATTAAGTTGTACTTGCTGAAACCTCTTTCACAGTCAGCAGTTGAGAGTGGCAGAGTGATGGCAATCTTCATGATCTTGCAGAGGTTAGGGTAAGATGCCACCAGTGTTTTGCTTGTGAGCACAGTCTCTGCCATGTTGGAGAATGTAATTGTCCGGTAGTTCTTGTCCATGTGATGTTTGAATAAGGACCACTCACACTTGAGGTGTTTTTCACTTACTGTCATTGGTGATTGTTGGTTGGTAATGCTGGGACCATAGTGCTTTCCCGGGTCATGGATCTGTTGGTCTCCATAGGTGGCTAAGTCTGTGGAATTTTGTGGCAGATTCTCTGGGTTCAGCACTGCAAAGTTTGAGATTATGCCATTGTCGGTGAACCTGGCCTCTAGGTTTTCGATGACGTGATTGATAAACGTGCTGCGGATGTTTTCACTGGCGTCTATTTCcttatttgaacatttgatgAAGTTATTGTGGCCATCATCTCCAAAGTCAAACCCATTCTGGTACCCATCAGGTAGGCTGGCCAGAAAATGGGGCCAGGGGTTGTTGTCATCTCCTGAAGGGACTGCAGAGTGGCTTCCAGAGTGATGGTCTGCTGGGTCAGGTTGACATCTGTCATCTGGAAGACCAAACTCAATGTACATAACTTCGACAGCAGATCTCGAAGCATGTACGACGTTGACAAGAACTTGTAGTTGCTGACAAAATTCAGCAAGCCAACAGTCACTGGGTCACTGTCCTCAGCTACCTCCATCTCAAGGCACGTAAGGAGAGCGTCGTAGTTGATGATGACAGCATCAACAGCTCCTTCAAATGAGAGCCAGCGTGTATGAAATGTCTGCTTGAATTTTTTTTCGGCCATTTTATACACTTCCTGAAATTTTCTTTGCCTAGACTGATGTTTGGGTGAATAGttgtaatatttaaagatgGTATTAATCATGGCCTgatattttactaaatattgcacctTGTCTGCTGCTTGTCCGCTAGCCAGGGCCAGTCTATGTGCTATGCAGTGGATGCTCAGAAGATGGGGATCTCTTCTTTTCAGGAGTGTTGTTAAGCCTCCACGTACACCTGTCATCACACTCGCACCGTCAGTAGTGATGCAGCACATGTTTTCAAGGTTGACACCCCTTGACTCTAAAACTCTGCTGATCGTCTCACATAGTTCGACGGCATTACATTCATCCCCATTTATTTCCGATACTTCAAAGAATTTTGTTTCAGCCCTGCCACGTTTTGCATAACGCACATATACAACAAGAGTCTTTTCATTAGACACATCCGTAGACTCATCGCACATCATGGCGTACATGTCGCTGTCTCTTATGTCGTCGATCAGCTGTTGTCGTACTACGTCCCTCATGGCTTCCTGCATCTCCTTCACGCTCTCGTGGTTCGCATATGGTAGGGTGTTGTCAGATTTCACTGCTGGCTGGAACTTGGAGACGTTGTGGTGGATGATTAACTTATTTAAATCGCTGATAGCGCTCGACGCGTCGTTCCGTTTAGCCAGGTAGCAGAGATTCTGCATTATCCCCTACACAAGATCACGCTCCTTCTCGGCGGCTCGAACTGCAGCAACATCCATGCTTCCACTGGCTTCCTGTTCGGCAACGGCAAACTTGTGGTCTGAAGTCAAGGCATGTTTACGAATGGCGTCGGCTTTCATCTTGTCGCATCCCGTGGTCCATACGTTCGCCCGACCGGCTCTTTCGTATGCTTTGCAGAAGAGGAGTTGTAGTGTTGTATCAAACCGGACAAACGGATATGTCTGCAACCAAGTTGACTTGAAGTTTCTGGCGTTGTTTCGTGATGCCGTTGGTTTGTTGGGCGCTGCAAGTGATGATGAGCTTTGCTTTGTTGGTAGTGGCGTAGTGGTGCTCGGCGCTGATACCACGGAGTCATCAACGGCAGAAGGGGTGCATAGTGTGGCGTcctgaaaatacatgtacatcattttgaatacttatttatttgatgaaacttgacccACATTACTATTGCCGAACGACAACACATCTTATTCTAAACaaatttactttataaaaacGCCATTGTAGGTATACTTTTAAAACGCGTCATGCAATGAATATTGATGTacaaattaaagatgcactcttactcccaaactaGATTtcccacaattaataataatgtgtatatattccaaagaataaatgtcgaaaacaatggttcttataaagggtACCGAGTTTAAtctttgaaagaaataagcataaaacacggtatttctacctgatgagactatagtagacaacagtaaatcttttagcattcaccaaacatttaataattctgcgctttctgttattaaaaaaacagttacaaCGTGTTGTCAGTAATTcacatgcatgtgtatgtattgccTTCGAATAAGAGATATCACTTTAATTAATCGTCAAACGAAAAAAAACAGGTACCTTTTGCGCATCAGCTTCCTTCTGTTTCTTTAGAGGAGTACAGAATGCAAACAGTGTTTGTTGGCGACCAGAATCGCATTCTGCTTTCCTTTCTTAAGATTTTTGTACATGTTGATCTCGTATTTTATCTTTGAATGCCAAAGACGAAGTATTTTTCATAACTATATACTGCGCACAGTATTGGCTTAATTGGCACTtacctttgaaaaaaaaagctATGATAACTCACTTAGTTAGGtacatattataaaatgaaaaacaacaccaatacatttataatgacACTTTATTGATGacattatatgaaatacaacCCGCATATTCATTGAAAGTCGCGAAATTCCTATCAGAACAGGTTGATGAAAGTTGTTATGTGCCGACGTCAATCACGCACGTGGATTATTTTTACACCCAGGATATTCGAACAGCGATTGGCGATTGCATTCAAGCGACAGTGAAAGCTCCTCCTGCCTACTATTTTTAGCAAGGGAATGCTCGCCACGTGATTTCAGTGGCGCGTGCTATTATTCTTTTCTGCAATTCACATGATGACCATGTATTTATCGGATTAATAAATGGAAAGCGTGCTGCAGTCATTGCACGCATGGCTAACtcaagaacagaacagaacagaacagaacagaagtttattttgatttagacTTCATAGTCTCTCATCATACAAGCAATCACAGAAGTCtacatacacacaaaaacaaacaaatacacatacaaacaattcattaacaaaataaaacaaaacatataataatacaaagaaaacaatgtggAGGGTAGTAATAAATTTATCACAAACACCTACATTACTTGTTGAAAGCTTTACACCTAGCATACGCTTTCAAAACTTCAGATGTACTCTTTCCAATTCTTTAGCATTGGAATATCCCCATATTTCACACCCATAACTTAATATCGAACCAACAAACGCGTCAAAAAGGTTACACTGTGTCTTTGGGCTAAATCAAAGCCCTTTAAATTTCCACTTAAAGTACACataacctttaaagcttttccCGCTAGCATTTGCTGGTTATTGTTGAATTGGCCGTTACTACTATATATCGTTCCTAGGTACGTGAATTGGTCAACTATTTCTACTACCAAATTGTTATAGACCCAACTTTCGCTACGTTTCAGCCTTTCTCGTTTTCTGAAAACCATGATTTTACTTTTATCGGCATTGACTTGCAAACCCCAACGCTTGCAATAATCGGATAGACTGTTCAAACTTCGTTGTAGATCTTCGGCCGTTTCCGCTAATATTACCATGTCGTCGGCATAAAGGAATAATATCAAAGTTATATGTTCCAACGTGATTCCACTTTCTGGATAAGATTGTAAAGATAATTCTAGATCTTCGATAAACATGGCCCATAACAAAGGTGAGCATATTTCTCCCTGCTTCAAGCCGGTATCAAGGTGACCTACACAAGACGCTGGTAAAATGACTGTAATTGctgaacattttattgtatcAAGGACGGCAACAGTATCATTGCAGTaactttttcatattaaaaggCATGTTTTGCCGCTCGTCAAATAAGGAGTGGCGACAACCCCTGTCGACACAGCTCCTACGCCTCTGTAAATCCTATCTGggattgttattggtcccagatttTCAGAGTTAGTCTGTTAGCCTGTAGCAAAGTTGCTGAATTCCATTATTGATAAATAGGTAGATTAATCATCGATATGGTACAAAATGTAAAGGAACTTACAATACAATGCATTGTCAAAATGATATGCTGTAgcatattgtttctttttaaatgtgACTAGCACTTCTGTATATTGTAAAACAAGACAGATGTGGTTTTAATTATTGATCATTTATGCCTTTTCACTCTCTGATTAAGTCTTCTAAATTGGTATTGAGGTCAAGTTTGTCACTATTGGACATGTTTGATGAGAGCCACCTAATTAAAACGTAAGTGAAACCTGATACATTCAGAATGAGCCGAAATGTATAAGAGCAGATGACTGGTGCCAAGATGGAGGAGGTTTCTATTAGGAACGCACACGAaccaaatattaaatcaatggATAATATTGTAAAGAAAGCAGAAACATTTCTcagaaactttattttataatgtattctagaaaattgcaaacatatacaaaaagcAACCACAATATTAGACCAAATTTATTGAAACGTCTGTATCAACGTTTGCATACCATAATACCTGAACATAAACAGTAAATTCTTCGTATGGTTTGGtcgtatatattatataccatAGCTTAtgaaataatactttaaaaaagggaaaaaaatccaattatatacaaatcaatTCATAGCAAGTTATAAAATGACAGAGTTTAGAAttcaaaaggttttattttattttggaaaagtataaataataagGGACCGTCAAACCATTCACGACAATGTAAACCATGATGCTGAAATAAATGCTAAAACTATTGAAGATGGTAATGATAATAGTAATAACGAATATGTAATTTCCCCAATTACCGAGGAAGGAATTTGGACTTGAATCAATAGCAAAGTCAGATGCATGgatataattgtaaatgaacataattatttgatatactTGTAACACTGCATTTATAGACCTTAAAAAGCTTTTGACAAAGTATGAAGAGATGAATTGTGGTGAAAATAACTGTTTCAAAGTTCCAAcagaatgtttaaaaatgtcaaaaataaggTCAAATAATGGAGTTTTCGTCTACTTCTTTAAAGTACTCTTCCTCTCCAATATAGGATTGAGGCAAGGGAAAACTGCTTCAGcgctttttaattttaattttcgtTAAAGGCGGGCCTAAAGCCGAGAGGAAGGCAAACAACTAAAACTTTTCAACATTTCATCTTTATATAGTTTTGAGAAACTATCTTTTTCGGGAGTATAACATGTATCTGTTccaatcacgtgactttcaaaTGCTAAGTATACACACACTAAActggaaaccattatgcgcctTTTGAACGGTAAATTCAGCTGCGACAGCGACAATATATtcctttaatcatgtaaaatgatgtattaccGGTCTCACACAGTTGACAATTTTAGtcttgttttaaggaaatactgtatttgccgagtttgggaccatctggtgccgagtccctttaacatatGTGTTTTTCTGTAATTGATATAAGCCCCtaaattgttttgattattaacCTTAAttctttcatgttttacatGCATGAAAGAGTGAAACTGTTGATTTGACTTTCTGACGCCTTCACAAACATACGCTTTCTTCTTCATATATCACTTCCTTCATATcgacaaaaatgtattttcagtaTATGAATACATCAGATATCAAATAAGAAATTCGCAAATATGATGAATCATAAACTCATAATTTGACTCATTGTATtgttctaaatttctttcaaacaaCGTACATGTATAACGACGTAAACTATGGAAACATTTTGttgtgcattttgtttatttttcctaACTGCAAAGTCCGATCAGTCTATAAACAAGCAGAACTAGAGACAGGAGGTTCTTTATCAAGAAAAACACTAAACTGTACGTAACTAACTGAAGATCGATGACTACAAATAGCCGCACGCTCAAGAATGGACCGTCTTGGAAAATAATGGCTACAATACATTCCGCAATTTCCCAAGGACCATGCTCGTATGAATCCCTTATGTCAGTCATCATAGACGAATCTTGAACTTTGTTAGTGGAAGATCGTTGGTGTAAGACGGGAACAAACTGGATAAAGCTGACCGTCCAAACACCAAGCACAACACAGGTGACAGTAAAGTCCTTCTGTACGGCAGATTCGTCGAAAAGTGCATACAGCTCCATAATGTCGGACGCTGATGCCAGAAATGCAATTAACTGCTGTGAGAGCAAATCGTGCGGCACGTTATCAAGAAGCCAAACCACACACAGAAGGACGTAGATCATGAGCTCTTGAATCACAACGATCCATGTTGAATCTTCAACAGACAGAATCGTGTTGGCTATTGAATCctgcaaaacaacattttttgtttaactgtATTAAAATCATTGTGCGTATGCGATCTCTGAGGAACCAGATTTACAATTctagatatgtttgtttttaacttcTTAACGGATTAAAGGACTTTCGCAAGGTCATTGCACCCTCCAAAGTATCGGGCGTTCCATATCACACTGACAAGGTGGCAACTTTTCAAAAATGCTTAATACGATGCCTTACACATCGACTTTATTTATCAAGAAATTGCcgaaaaatgaataattacatTTGGAAATCGTCACTATCCAAAAGGTCGTCATGTTTAAATGCCAATGAAATTCTTTCTTGTATggcattgttttatcaaatgctCGGATAATTTCAGCAAAGACCcgtacagttatacaatatGTTTGTTGATAACCCACATGGGAGTGTTTCCTTAACCCTACGCTTAGAATGTAGCATGTTAATTATTAAGCAACTTCTGGGTAAAGATCGCCCGTTCCTGATGTTTTAACGAAACgtaaaactgtatttttatttctctCGCCGCTCGAcgaatataaaatcaaatttattggCCTTCATTACAAGAAAAGTATGAATTATCAAATGGTAAAGGTTCTACATGCAATTGCAAAGAATTTGTCGAAGgccaaaaatattttctgataatCTTATTCTAAGAATAATCTTACCAACACTCCTGGTTTTGATGTTGTCGTGGTATTATACTTTGCTGTTGTGGAGACGGTACTTGTAGGTTGTATGGTAGTTATTTCATCCGTTGTCGCTATTGCAACATCATATCGGTGAATTTGTAGCAGCCAAATGCAAGGCAGCATGGTCAACAAATAAATTGCAATACATGGACGCCACCTGTAGAGCGAATACGTTAAAAACAATGACACAtccggaactcctcggccatttttatcgacctcggatgtatgccggtacaccAGTAGAAGTAGAtggtaaaatattgaattatgccattatttaaatgtaatatgtaGCTTGTTGTTATTGATCTTAGTTTACTTGCCAGTGTACAACTGTAAACATGATTAAGATTCCTTACAGTTAAGTCAATAAGTTTaattgctaaattaaattactacgcgatctagtTGCAGCGGACTgaaagtgtaccgatttctgaccTTGTaaactatacatatatacatccgaggttgtttttgataaaaatggcctaGTTGATCCGAATGACAATGACAATATCGGATTTGAcgaaaatataattatcttaGTAAAACAATAACGTTTTTTTCAATGGGGTATTCTGAAGAGAAATTCTATATTTGTGTTGTCTTTATAGTTCTTTTTAGGGTGattatttctcttttttatcaaataatttagaAATAGATTGTTTTGTGATTGTGTTAACGTTGAGTGTACATAACATCAGcaaaggtgctcgtcacattgcctggatacagtaatacatttttatttttattttttattatttattttggtcaaaatagtgaatatatgtcatttaaaaattattccacattttttcatgaaagaaaattagtataatatataaataaatgtaaggtaaacatgtgcaaaaaatcatcaattccaaacggacctaatcaatagagcatagttcctaaaataattgagataatcTAATAATTTATACTGTTCTGATAAGGTAAGATTCTCATCTACAAGAAAAATGTACCTTTTATGCTAGTAAGATTGACCTTTAcggcatattcaaacaaaatgcaccgaCCAGAAGCTGAAATTCGCCATTACGAAAGAACCGGGAGGTTGAAAAACAACGGATGTTTCCCCcctaaaacacattaaaaacagactgacatgcaaactttccgtatgcattacaaagagaagcttaaaatatcattcctaCCGTTAAAAACTCGTCGAGTAAGACGCGTATTTATCCAAATCGAACGTTTTTTGTTgcagtatttctactttcacttcGAATCACCGTCTTGCAATTTTGACATTGAACGCGCACTCGGGTATGACTTAAATACACgaagcgttttcattggacggctaCCATCGACTTTCCTTGTTTTAATGACGTAACTggaaaaaacattcaaatgttatccaaagtgaaagtagaaatactgcAACAAAAAACGTTCGATTTGGATAAAAGcaggggcgtacctaggcatactccagtacgCCCAGGCGTACAAATGAATTAAGGTTCCCGCGAAATGGCCAGTAAAAAGTCCCACGTCAAGGGATATCGGTCCCGCTCCAACCCCATATATTATATTGGGACCAGAATATAGACATACCATTACTTTTTTCACCGCTCTCAAGTGTATGGGcgtacattttaaaatgctttaagtACGCCCCTGAAaagtatgtattactgtatccaggcaatgtgacgagcacctgtgaACATCAGTAAATAAGTTTATCGTAATTCATGAAATGTGATTCCTGAGTTTACCGTCAAAAGTAGTATCAATTTAAagcagacatttatttattaacttaGTGATAAATTTTCTTCAATTACCTGTACGCCCTCAATCGTTGCTCCTTTTTGTACGACAGACAACCCTCTATCATAAAAAGTACGTTTAAACTACACAAAAACCAAAACCGGGCGTCGTTTTTCGCCACAACAACTCTCCAACAAGCAAGAACGCAATGCATTATCATTAAAAGCCTCATAAAAAACAGCTTTAGAAATTTCGGCCCACTGTTGACAactgtgggttttttttcaCCTTTGTCTTGATTTCTGTCTTTCCCATCCCCTCTCTCGACATCGAGAGACTGTCCACCAtctgtttcaatgtattttgtCTTTGTTTGCTGTTCTCTTTCGTTTTTGACAATTGGGTGTGATTCTGCTATACGTTTCGAGATATCGTTGTTTTCTTGAGTCAAATCTGGCAATCCAGTTCTAACGGTAGGTATTCCAGGAGCTTCAATACCGATACTTTCTAAACCACTGGCTTGTTCCAATTTTGTATCCGTTTTCTTCCTTGTAtcgttgttttttatattgatatcagGCAGTTCACCTACGATTGATTTTCCAGGACCAACTGTGAATGTTCTAATGTTTTCCACCTCGTTTACTAGTTCCAATATCGCGTCCTTTCTATGCCTTTTAGTCTTCTTTTTCTTGCGCTTCTTTGCAGTAGAGGAATCTAACGATCCTTCGGCGTCGTAATAGTGAATTTCAGCTTCTTCAGATGGGTCAAGTAGGTCTTGAGGTATGCCATCTTTTTCTATAGACATAATTTAGTCTTAAGTTTAAACCTTCAGTTTTTTACTTCGATTATCCAAAACAGTTGCCGCAATTCGATTTGAGTAGCAACTGATAATTTCTGAATGAGCCCATATTTGTGACATCTGTTTTCTGATCAACGCTGGAGTGTGTCTTATCTTTGAGATTTACCTATGAATATACCTTCTTAAGTATTTTGACTAATCATTTTTACGCAAGCAATGATTtgacatttcaaacaaa
Above is a genomic segment from Mya arenaria isolate MELC-2E11 chromosome 2, ASM2691426v1 containing:
- the LOC128223953 gene encoding transmembrane protein 26-like, whose protein sequence is MSIEKDGIPQDLLDPSEEAEIHYYDAEGSLDSSTAKKRKKKKTKRHRKDAILELVNEVENIRTFTVGPGKSIVGELPDINIKNNDTRKKTDTKLEQASGLESIGIEAPGIPTVRTGLPDLTQENNDISKRIAESHPIVKNEREQQTKTKYIETDGGQSLDVERGDGKDRNQDKGEKKPTVVNSGPKFLKLFFMRLLMIMHCVLACWRVVVAKNDARFWFLCSLNVLFMIEGCLSYKKEQRLRAYRWRPCIAIYLLTMLPCIWLLQIHRYDVAIATTDEITTIQPTSTVSTTAKYNTTTTSKPGVLDSIANTILSVEDSTWIVVIQELMIYVLLCVVWLLDNVPHDLLSQQLIAFLASASDIMELYALFDESAVQKDFTVTCVVLGVWTVSFIQFVPVLHQRSSTNKVQDSSMMTDIRDSYEHGPWEIAECIVAIIFQDGPFLSVRLFVVIDLQLVTYSLVFFLIKNLLSLVLLVYRLIGLCS
- the LOC128213908 gene encoding SCAN domain-containing protein 3-like, which translates into the protein MQNLCYLAKRNDASSAISDLNKLIIHHNVSKFQPAVKSDNTLPYANHESVKEMQEAMRDVVRQQLIDDIRDSDMYAMMCDESTDVSNEKTLVVYVRYAKRGRAETKFFEVSEINGDECNAVELCETISRVLESRGVNLENMCCITTDGASVMTGVRGGLTTLLKRRDPHLLSIHCIAHRLALASGQAADKVQYLVKYQAMINTIFKYYNYSPKHQSRQRKFQEVYKMAEKKFKQTFHTRWLSFEGAVDAVIINYDALLTCLEMEVAEDNDRCQPDPADHHSGSHSAVPSGDDNNPWPHFLASLPDGYQNGFDFGDDGHNNFIKCSNKEIDASENIRSTFINHVIENLEARFTDNGIISNFAVLNPENLPQNSTDLATYGDQQIHDPGKHYGPSITNQQSPMTVSEKHLKCEWSLFKHHMDKNYRTITFSNMAETVLTSKTLVASYPNLCKIMKIAITLPLSTADCERGFSKYNLIKTKPRNRLTPDSVNTLMTITVDTPDLDHMKDFNFCKAFDLWASTKQGKINTFFK